The genomic window ATTTATGGTGCATGTTTTCTGTAGACTTCATATGAATAGATACAAGAAACCACAAAAACCACCCACATATCacaataaaaattaaacatttatcacatttcttttctgtaGCTTTGATTATCTGTGATCTAAGAAGTAAAGAAGAAAGTAATCATGCAACGTCTTATATCAGAGGATAGTTATGTGTTACATACTGGTTCATCTGTGGACATATTAGAGACCATGGCTACATAATTGTCTTCACAGTCCTCGGAATCAGTGCTGGAGGCCATGCTATGCACTGACGGGGGTCTCGCTGGCATTGGAAACCTAGAGAGACTGAGCAGCATTCACAGTGTTTACATACCCACTTCCAGGCAAATACAGTCTCTGGTGAGCACAAAATATAATACAgaagtaacagccacagctataAACCACTGCAGCCAGGAGAGTCCCTGCAGCACTAAGCACAGAAATAGACCTCACCTCAGATAAGCCAACTAACTGCATTCAGTATAATGTAGCTCTGGGGCAGATCCCAGACCTGTTTGTATGAGCAGTGCTACTCAGGTCACAGAGTGACTACAGTGATGCATGAAGGGTTAGCGCCTACTTCTTTAGTTAATTGTATCTACTACAAAAAGGCATGTTCACACCAAAGTACATTTTCCttcaaaagaaaaggaaaacctTAAATGCATTTTGTATTGGTAACATAAAGAGCAGGTAGGACAACGCAGTTTCCATAACAACATCACCAGCTTTAGTCACCACAAGATGTAGTGCctcaatttattttcattgtccCATGCCCTGTGTTTCTCTGAAAAGTTACATTTTCTTAACTTTAAAAAGCACTCCATTCTTCTTAATAAGAAGTGAGGCACAGTGCCTCTTCTGAGACAGCATCCTCACTTGACttcaaactaaaaataaaaacaggcctCGTGGGAAAGCAGAGTGGTGTGAACATGCTCTTAGTTGTTAGCAAAATGTAGAATTATGAAAAATCCTGCTGAACATTTTAGATACTTACTCCCGAGCGAATGAGCGTGTGACAGGCGAGCGGACAGGCGTACAGGGCTCCTCCCATTCTGGCAGTGGTTTGATCTCCAGTGGAGCGGGTTTTACTGAAGCAAAGTACACATACCAGTCAGTCACTGCTCAAGACAAGTAACGGTACATGTATGTAAGGGCGGCAAAGGTCAACAGCAGAAACATTGTATGTAATGTGGAGTCAACCAACCTATGTGTGCATAATTTAGTGTTGTGTATCATAAAACCATTTCTAATGAAGATCAAAATGGAACTACAGAATGAATTCACATATAAATACTATAAACATGGCTCATTATTctccacttttattttgaaaataaaaacaaaatattttagtacttattttaaacaattacaaacagctgaaaattGGATCTCCAAAACTACCAATAATACAAAAATCTTTCTAGttcaattatttattgatttacaGAATACATATTAATTaatacatcaataaataataaaacagcttTTGCATGTATGATGTAAAATGCAAAATTGTGTGCAATGTAATTAAACAGCTCACAAGTTATAAGAGCctaacacagagcaacacacaaTAGATAATTAAAACAGTGTAAACTACATACTTACATAAGTAAAGTCGATAAGTAGATATGGTCATTTATGTGAATATCTCTTTCATTAGATTATATCACTGTTCAATTTCCTCCAGAGGAGCTATCTACTACCTTCCAGAGCCCATATGAGTGTTTTTATGACAATAATCCTGTTGTGGCTGCTAcatctgaatgtgtgttttggaAGCACAAAATGTtcaactgcaaacaaaaaaaacataaaaagaaatgtttgggAAGAGAAATGTTAGTAACTCCTGACATCTGAATGACTGCGTGTAAGATGTCACATCAGAATGAGGGGATATTTAGATAAGGTGATAGAAACAGTTAGTTTTAAAGGTATGTTGCTCCTGTTCATGAGTTCAATTCACCATTTGGGAAGTGCACACCCATCCGCCCCCACTGGGATTTAGAGCATTGAGACTCCATTTAATATCCTTTTGAATCTATTTGGGTACCACTGAATGGATGTGCTCTTCACAGACAGCAAACATTAAGGTACATTTTCATAGACTCTGGTGTGCATACAGTTAATCTCTTATAGAACTAACAGGCCTCAGAAACAAGAGAAATCCCACAGTACACTACTTACAGCATGCAAAGAGTCGACATGGAGTTTGGACAGGTCAGAGAATGAACAGTTTTTAGATACACAATGGCAGTTCAGTGAGGAGTACCTACCCTTGCGTCGTGCCCGTGGGAATTCACCTACGGTTTGAGAGTCGGTTCGCTCTAAACCGACACCTTTTGCTCTTATTATTTTAGGACTCTGACCTGATTGGTGAAAGAAGACTTTGCTTATTATAAAAAAATTTGGTGATCACAACAGTTAAGCCCTACAGTAAGAACTGCTCTGCCATGCAAAGCAAAAGACGAGACTTTGCTGAACACCAAAACTACACCCTCATGTACACCCAATCACCTTTTTGTGCAGCACAGTTATCAAGAGGATGATTGTCATGACAACAGCAGACCCATACTGCCCAACATGCACCTCACTCCATGCACTACGGCTTCCCACACAAAGACTGACATCACAGCTGTGCATGCACGATGAGCAGTGTATAAGCTCTGAGAGTACACAGAGAAATCATGTCATGTTGAGAGGAGCACAAACAAATCTGCAGAATAGAGTAACTTACTGATGAGGAACATAGCTCCGTTTACATCAACACACTGATCACAACATTTCTATGCAGTGCAGATAAGAACCTAAATGTGCCACAATCTCAAACTGAGaaaattcatttaaatggaATCATAGATAGtgttaataaaatgaaagctgCTGACTAGCCTTGACCACAGATGTCAAAGCCTTCACAACATACAGCTGAGATAAGCAGAAAAAGAAGTGAATATAGTTAGTAGGGAGCAGGATTAGTCTAGAGTACAGATGGATTTTGCATGGCTCATGGTAAGTAAAGAACTGAACACTATTCATAGAGAAATCAAGTATGTAATAGTCTACTTATTTCTAAAATATATTCATCCATACTCTCTACTTTAAAAGTAACATATAAGAATAAATACCTCATATCAATGCATTTGAATAGTGATGTTTCTCATTAATGTTGACTAATCTTCAgtttcagtctgattatcatACTAATAATTAAGGATGTCTGCGCATAAGAAAATTCTGAACTCACTGTGCTTTATCCTGGTCAATGTGCTATTCATAATACACACTGCAGGTGCAAACAGATCTGAGTATCTGAAATCCATGTTCGAAGTACACATGCAAACTACATTTTGTGCCAAGGGTAGAGGGACTGAGGGCAAGACTCTTTGCTATAATAATATCACATAGCAGCTTTTGAATCATTAATTACTGAGGGCTTTACATGACATAAAAACTCATTAATGTGATGTTGCCAGAAAAGAAAGCTAAACAAGAGTTTTGGCAGACGTTTCAAAACTGCCTGAAAATGGCTAAACTTGATGCAATGCAATTCTGTCTCTTAGTTCTCCtgataaaaccaaaacaaatgtgGTCCAGTCAAATAACTGCATTGGTCAGTGCTAGATGTGAATCTGAAGTGAACAACGAAAAGGGAAAATCAGGATATTTTTTTACTCTCATACCTTTctggaaatgacagaaaacaaacttctGTTCTTCTTAAAGTAAATCAAGAACTATAGTTCTCTCCcatatactgaatactgatacacacatttttactaGTAGAGAAGCCACATGATTTGGAGtaataaaaatctttttataaCTTTTAGTCATGATAGTCCAGCGATGATGCCTGCCAAATTTGGAGCTGACTGACTCAAAGGTCACAGAAAAAAGACTGCATGTCATGCATGGGAGGATTCCCCCACTGGGAAATGTAAAACTCCATAACATGTCCTATTTTCCTCAGTGACAATAACAGCCCTGGCTTTTGGTTTGCCTATGTGATGACTCCCTGTCTCTTTGGCATTCTTCAACTCGCTCTCTCTCGCTGCCCATTACACAGCCTTTCAATCTGCCCAGATTGCAATTCCCTTTGCTATTAGGTCTTTCATCAAAGAGCTCCATTCAGATGAAGGGAACAAAGGGGATGGAGGTGACCACCCCGGGTTTCGGTCACTCCATGGCACAGGGACCAACCCCCTCCAAAATGGTCTACAGGGCCTCTTGAGCTCAGGACAAAAGTGCTTTTGACAAGAGGCTAACTGTGTTAGATGTAAGAAGATGTAGCAGGCACTATACTAATTCATCAAGAGGGGAAATAAGCTGATCAAGAACAGGCACAGGAGGAAGATGGTGGTATTTAATTCACCAGACAAACCAGGGAAGATAACATGAGAGAGAACCTTTTTCCATAATAGTAATGGCAACTAGTGTGATAAAGGAAGAAACTGCTTTGAGTATGTTTTGAAAATGGCTTTATGTCCATGAGCCAGCACTGTGAGAATAGCAGCTGAGTGAAAGAGTTAGTTGTCAGTTGTTGCATTAGTGAATACTGAACATACTGAAGCAAGTTAGGTGCAAGAATAAACTTCAGCACACATCAAACCCGCAGCACCAACGTGATAAATCTACAGAATATGTATGAACCAAGTCACAGCtacgcatgcatgcacatctATTATCCGCTCACCTTTGCGATCAGGTTTGAGATTTCGGTCCACAGGTGGGGGCTGGCAGTCGCTGAGCATTGGCCTCCGAGGAGGAGTCTTGGGGCTTGAGCGGAATCCCATGTGGGCGGGCGGGGGCACCTGCTTTCCCAGAGAGGAGAACTCCATGGTGCCCGGAGTCATGGGCACGTAGTTGGGTTCGAGTATTGGCTCTGACAAACTGCCTGAGTGATGATGTGATGGGGAGTTGGCACTCATTGGCACATAGTTCTGTTCTATCTCCTCTGTGGACTGGCTACTCACTGGCATCattcctttgtttttctgagGGTGACAAGgcgtacatacacacatgttcacaaagAGACACAGCTGGTGTAAGGCTGCCTCTAAAGCAAtgaaattttgtatttttcacagTCAATAATGGGTGCATTTGAACATATTTGGTCCCTAATATAAAAGGCTGATATGCTAGATTGTCAAAGCATCCACAATCACAACATGAAAGTCTCCCTAAAAGGTGTCAGCCACTTCTTAAATTTATAACAGGGACCAAGAGTATTATGAGCGTTTAACTTACAAAGTAGCTGTTGAAGCTTTCATTGAAGTCAAACGAGCAGCTTTTGTCAGATGGGAATGATCTAGGAATGTCATAGCAGTCCTGGGATCCaaaatctgcaaaaaaacacatcaaattaCCACATATACACATAATTTTAACATATACTGGAAGTTAATGAGATACATACCAGTGATAATAGTTTCCACACCTGAGCTAAATGCCTTCCTTTCAAGCCACTGTATGCCATAACATAATCCTAATGATATACACAATAGAGGCctaattaatgaattaatgacTCTGCAAAGATGTATTTGCACAGTGGGATAGAGCTCTGGGTAAGGGCTCTAACTGTGAggtatattattattgttttttggaTTCTCATTATGCACTGATGCAGTCGCTAATGCGTTTCACTTACAGCCACAAGACCCACAGCAGTCCTAGGAAAAGCTTGTACAGCAAATGAGTGTGTCAGCTGAGAGAGACTAAGTGGGGTAAGATCATGACAGGGAGTAATTACGAGACATGTCATTTTAGTGAAATATTGTAACTGCATCCAGAAACATATCaataaaatatgtttcaaaTGGTCAGATGAAAACTCATGCTGATGATTCACTTGCACTGGGCTGTGTTCAATGGCTCTtcccagtgtgttttcattttggttcCCCTTACACCTCTGGATAGCCTGCTCTGTTCATCAGTCAGCAAGAAGCCAAGTAGAGCTCCATCATCCAACCAAGCCTGATGTTGGGGGAGATATTTGCCCCAGCCTCAGCTCCATTCAGTATGAAATTATACAACACATAGTCAGAGTAACATGGAGTATTCACTATTTGTGCAATGACTGCTGATTTGACAGCTTTTAGTGTTTAGCACAGGTATGATTGTCTACTGAGTTCCATCAAAGATGTAAGACTCTCAGGGTTTGTAATCAATTGTCTTGCCGCTAATACCTCTGTAATGACATTTGTCACCACAAGAGGGAGGAGTAAGTGGGAGAATATTGTAATTTGTGTCCATCTTTTCTCCATAAGTCTCTCTCCTTTTGCCAGACAGTTGTGTTCTATTTATTTAAAGCCTTTCTACAAAAGATGTTGGGCAGTGATTTAAGATTTGTGCTATTAAGGTCAACTTTTATTAATAGAGCtactttttttctaattttactAAACTACTATAATACAAGGCATCTCTTTTCTACTCTTCTCAGGCTCTGATTTGTCAGATTTTCATACAAATCTTCTCCTGAATAGACAGTGGAAGTGATGATGCTGCACAGAAATTGCTTTCCTTTAAATGTTAGAACTGAGCATTGTAATCAATATATATGATTGGAATTGCTGCACAAACCGTCGTCGAGTTCCTTAATCGTAGAGACCCTGAAGGCATCTGCAGAGAactgtcagctctgtgttcagGTCTGATAAGCTTTTGACAATTTGAATGGATTGTGAACAGAAGAATAAAGGTGAAAATTGGGATTGCAGGTAGAAGAAAACATGCCAAGAGCTCCGGTGATGTCTCTTATCATCCAtcaaaagaaagtgaaaagggTACCGAATGCCGACATAAAAGCTGTGCAAAAGCCTCACGAGGCCTTTTATAATGTGTCTAGTCGATGACAAATATCACTGCACATTTAGGTCGAGATTTTATAGAGGAATGCAGCTTTGAGAATGTGTGAGTCTTATTAAACACTATATTTagattatttgtcttttttaggatcataaaacatattttcttactCCATAGTAGTTTTCCAGTGAAATCAGAAAATCTCTACtccaacagcaaaaaaaataaaaaaataaactccCAACACAAACCTTTGCGGAGGCGTGAACAGTCCACAGTGCCAATAGTGTTGCTGCGTAATGCCTTATTCCCAGCACTAGTAGGTACACAGTAGTTCCCATCCGTCTCTGAGGCAGAGCGGGGCACACAATAGGTGTCCGTGGGTGAGCGCTCAGCAGGGGGTGGCGGGGGTCCTGAGGTGGAGCTGAGCGAAGGCTTGGGTGGTCTGGGAGGGGGGACTACATCTCCCCCACCCTCTGAGCCTCCTACCCCTGTTGACGATGACAACGTGCGGGGCACCTGGTAGGTACAGTTTGCGCCAGGTGTAGGCGGGATATCATAACTAATGGAAAGGTTGCGCATCTGTGTCTCCATCGAGGGCTTCCGTGATGGTGTGTTGAAGACGTAAAGCTCAGAGCCATCCCCGCTGTCTGGATGGGCTGGAGGGGAGGAGGCCGACTTGGGGAGCAGCACAGTGTCCTGGGAGTAGCTGCGAGGGAGGTGGTAAAGGCCGCCGTCAGTTGAGAGCGAGGCACCACGTGATGGAGGCGAGTCGTAAATGGAAGAGGCAGAGGCGGGGGCCGGGTGCTGTGGGAAGAAGCCGTTGTGCGAGGTGTGTTTAGCTGACGAGGTGGAGGATGTAGGCGTGCGGTGAGAGGGGAGGTTGTCATTCAGGTCTGTCTCTGAAGAGGTAGACTTGGAACACTCAGCATGAGCTCTaagaagaaaacacatacatacaccagAGAATTAAATtaacaagaaacaaaacatgttgattTAGTTAAGTTAAGAAACCCACACAGTCATAGTAAAACTTCGCAGCACAGTTTGCAAGCCATTGTTAGTAGCTTAAAGTTGCATTCAAACACCTTTTATCACTAATCTTTGGTACCTCTTGTCACATAAACATCTCTTTTGGGTAAGGTGGATGACTGATGCTCTCAGTGGCTGTTGGGTAATTTCTAAACATGCAGGCAATGACAGAATCAATATAGTGTTAGATAAAGAACAAGTCAGTCAGTTTTGATCTAGAAAGAGGGCTAGTAGCTAAAGATTCAAACACCTCTAATCCAGCACTAATATCTACAAAAGCCATGTAAATCTACAGTAGGGAGTATGAAGTATTTGCGTGTCTCTGTTggtcttgtcttgttttctttttttatatacatgTGTAGCACTGCACACAAGCAGGCAGTTCCAGCTGGATGGCTGGCCACTCACAGACTAGCCTGTGGAGGAAGAGTCTTGCTCTCACACTCCTCCAGGAGCAAATACTCCTGGTCTCCCTCCAATGGAGAGTGAAGCTGCACTGAgctacacacaccacacagcagGGACAAGGACAAGAGTGGCAGTACAGGTGAAATGTACAAAAAGAATAAATGggctgaaaaaaatgtgcaaagaGAAGCTTACTTCACAGTGTAGCAGTCAAACACAGTGGATATGGAGATTCATACATACAATATAAGCATACgttgacacaaacaaactcacctGTTGGGTTCAGGCTTTTTACTCTCACAGTTGACCAGCCACAGGTAATCCTGAGGCTCCTCTGAACTGGACTGAGAATCCAGATGACGCACATTGACCGGCTGGTATGGAGGTGGCACATTGGACAACACTCCTGCCGCTGGACCAACAATATTACCCAGTGCTGGATGTGGGGGGGTATCCACTACCAGACCTCCAATGGCTGACTGGTGAGCAGCTTTTGCTGCCTctggaggaaagaagagagaataCTGGGATTAACTCCTGTTGAGACTGTTCATGTTTaggtgttattttgttttgtatatcAAGCCATGTGTGCCTCAAAACACAAAAGGTCAAATGTAATACAGGGTTTTTCAAAGCTGACTAATGAGGAGGTGGGTTGCTGCCACTGAATTAATTATCACATCCACTAACAGAAGAAATAAGTACActttaacaaaaaaaagcaaCCCTCAGCAGCAAAATGCAGAAGTGCTATGTTGCACGACAAATGCCATCTAATAAATGAGTGAGGTTATTGTTTAGACTGTAATCTGGTGACTAAATTGACCACAGAAAATGAGATACCATCAGGATCTGTCAAACGTAGCTCAGCAGATAACAGCAAATGACTGATCAAGCTTACAAACTGCTCAGTAGATTTATAGTAATTAATCACGGCAGCACAAAGCACACATACCATCAGCCAGACAGTCACCTTATGTAAAGTTGAAGTTAGTTATGCATCCAGCTGGACTTGTTTAAGTCCTTTATTTGTTTCAGCTGGACTTCTACTGAATGGATTTTATTAAATCCAGTGGACTAATTTTAATGGACCCATTTCTCTTTTGGACTTCTTAGATTAGATATATTACCTTTGTATTGATCCTATTATAATCCTGATGTTGGATTATAGCCACATTGTTGTACTTTAGTATTTCTACTGTTCCAACTTCTTGGTGACCTATGGATCCTTAGTCCAAATAAGCCAGGGTCTGCTACTTCTGTAGACCTATAAAGCCCACTGAGACAGTGTAGGTCATATTGGTGACTGATGATATTGGGCAGAAAGTAAACAGTAAGCTGTGCTTGCTAGTGTCAACTCTGGCAGAGTAAACTTAGACCCAAGCTGTTTCCTAGCAACCCAATTCCAATGTAACAGTCTATAGTCACCCGCAGCATTTTGACTGACACTGCATCAACTTTATATCTCTATACTATCCAAACTTGATGAgggttggtgtgtgtgagctcaCTCTGATGAAATAACTATTCAAGGACAGATCTCAGATATGTCTCTGCAACAGCCCCCTGTACTCGGTTTATTAAACTCAACCCCAAATCAAAGCTGTTGCCTGCAGCTAAAACATAGGGATCCCCTTCTCAACTGATCCAGCAAGGCATAATGACCTATAACCTTGTTTGGGCAGATTTCCCAAGAGAAATAAAAGCTTTTGAAATACtgagggatgtgtgtgtatatatatatatatatatatatatatatatatatatatatacacacacacacacacacaccagatatGAGTGATATTTGTGTTGACAACATTCCCGTAGTGCATGTAACACTGGCACCACAATGGCTGCAAATTTAATACTTAAAGTTTAAGTATTTTCATCATTCTTTTCACATccaacacatacatgcatgaaACCCACTTAAAAGCTTTGCTTGTTCATAAACAGTCTGAATACTGTGTTTGCCCTCAGAATCCCACACACTCTTTCTCAGACAGCATTTCCTCAAGGTCTCTGCTTTGTCACACTGAGTTTTCAAATATCAGAGTCCTTTTCAATCCCTTTTGCTGGAGCGGATTGTTGTACTGCACTGAGAGCCAAGATGGCTGATGTATGTATGCTGGGTGAAATATGTCTATGCTTTCATTCCACATCTTTCtactttttttctcccttttttcacacatctcctcccactctcttcTATAACTGCCATGGTTTAATCTCCTGCAAggtcccctctttctcttctttttaaaagtcaattttctctctttacatGCATCGTttgctcctctcttctctgctaTCTCCTTCCCTTTTTCCCATTTGTTGGGTGAAGGTTTAAGTGCTGATTCAT from Lates calcarifer isolate ASB-BC8 linkage group LG5, TLL_Latcal_v3, whole genome shotgun sequence includes these protein-coding regions:
- the gab1 gene encoding GRB2-associated-binding protein 1 isoform X6, giving the protein MNKWVRCICDICGFNPTDDEAAKAAHQSAIGGLVVDTPPHPALGNIVGPAAGVLSNVPPPYQPVNVRHLDSQSSSEEPQDYLWLVNCESKKPEPNSSVQLHSPLEGDQEYLLLEECESKTLPPQASLAHAECSKSTSSETDLNDNLPSHRTPTSSTSSAKHTSHNGFFPQHPAPASASSIYDSPPSRGASLSTDGGLYHLPRSYSQDTVLLPKSASSPPAHPDSGDGSELYVFNTPSRKPSMETQMRNLSISYDIPPTPGANCTYQVPRTLSSSTGVGGSEGGGDVVPPPRPPKPSLSSTSGPPPPPAERSPTDTYCVPRSASETDGNYCVPTSAGNKALRSNTIGTVDCSRLRKDFGSQDCYDIPRSFPSDKSCSFDFNESFNSYFKNKGMMPVSSQSTEEIEQNYVPMSANSPSHHHSGSLSEPILEPNYVPMTPGTMEFSSLGKQVPPPAHMGFRSSPKTPPRRPMLSDCQPPPVDRNLKPDRKGQSPKIIRAKGVGLERTDSQTVGEFPRARRKVKPAPLEIKPLPEWEEPCTPVRSPVTRSFARDLSRFPMPARPPSVHSMASSTDSEDCEDNYVAMVSNMSTDEPNMKLVPPMTADGGSSPMVKPKGDKQVEYLDLDLDSGKSTPPRKMKSNGTGMAASDERVDYVVVDQHRTQALKSTREAWNDGRQSTETDTPSKGSK
- the gab1 gene encoding GRB2-associated-binding protein 1 isoform X4; translation: MSGGDVVCSGWLRKSPPEKKLRRYAWKKRWFVLRSGRLTGDPDVLEYYKNDHAKKPIRVIDLNLCEQVDAGLTFNKKDLEHSFIFDIKTIDRVFYLVADTEDEMNKWVRCICDICGFNPTDDEAAKAAHQSAIGGLVVDTPPHPALGNIVGPAAGVLSNVPPPYQPVNVRHLDSQSSSEEPQDYLWLVNCESKKPEPNSSVQLHSPLEGDQEYLLLEECESKTLPPQASLAHAECSKSTSSETDLNDNLPSHRTPTSSTSSAKHTSHNGFFPQHPAPASASSIYDSPPSRGASLSTDGGLYHLPRSYSQDTVLLPKSASSPPAHPDSGDGSELYVFNTPSRKPSMETQMRNLSISYDIPPTPGANCTYQVPRTLSSSTGVGGSEGGGDVVPPPRPPKPSLSSTSGPPPPPAERSPTDTYCVPRSASETDGNYCVPTSAGNKALRSNTIGTVDCSRLRKDFGSQDCYDIPRSFPSDKSCSFDFNESFNSYFKNKGMMPVSSQSTEEIEQNYVPMSANSPSHHHSGSLSEPILEPNYVPMTPGTMEFSSLGKQVPPPAHMGFRSSPKTPPRRPMLSDCQPPPVDRNLKPDRKVKPAPLEIKPLPEWEEPCTPVRSPVTRSFARDLSRFPMPARPPSVHSMASSTDSEDCEDNYVAMVSNMSTDEPNMKLVPPMTADGGSSPMVKPKGDKQVEYLDLDLDSGKSTPPRKMKSNGTGMAASDERVDYVVVDQHRTQALKSTREAWNDGRQSTETDTPSKGSK
- the gab1 gene encoding GRB2-associated-binding protein 1 isoform X1 is translated as MSGGDVVCSGWLRKSPPEKKLRRYAWKKRWFVLRSGRLTGDPDVLEYYKNDHAKKPIRVIDLNLCEQVDAGLTFNKKDLEHSFIFDIKTIDRVFYLVADTEDEMNKWVRCICDICGFNPTDDEAAKAAHQSAIGGLVVDTPPHPALGNIVGPAAGVLSNVPPPYQPVNVRHLDSQSSSEEPQDYLWLVNCESKKPEPNSSVQLHSPLEGDQEYLLLEECESKTLPPQASLAHAECSKSTSSETDLNDNLPSHRTPTSSTSSAKHTSHNGFFPQHPAPASASSIYDSPPSRGASLSTDGGLYHLPRSYSQDTVLLPKSASSPPAHPDSGDGSELYVFNTPSRKPSMETQMRNLSISYDIPPTPGANCTYQVPRTLSSSTGVGGSEGGGDVVPPPRPPKPSLSSTSGPPPPPAERSPTDTYCVPRSASETDGNYCVPTSAGNKALRSNTIGTVDCSRLRKDFGSQDCYDIPRSFPSDKSCSFDFNESFNSYFKNKGMMPVSSQSTEEIEQNYVPMSANSPSHHHSGSLSEPILEPNYVPMTPGTMEFSSLGKQVPPPAHMGFRSSPKTPPRRPMLSDCQPPPVDRNLKPDRKGQSPKIIRAKGVGLERTDSQTVGEFPRARRKVKPAPLEIKPLPEWEEPCTPVRSPVTRSFARDLSRFPMPARPPSVHSMASSTDSEDCEDNYVAMVSNMSTDEPNMKLVPPMTADGGSSPMVKPKGDKQVEYLDLDLDSGKSTPPRKMKSNGTGMAASDERVDYVVVDQHRTQALKSTREAWNDGRQSTETDTPSKGSK
- the gab1 gene encoding GRB2-associated-binding protein 1 isoform X3, encoding MSGGDVVCSGWLRKSPPEKKLRRYAWKKRWFVLRSGRLTGDPDVLEYYKNDHAKKPIRVIDLNLCEQVDAGLTFNKKDLEHSFIFDIKTIDRVFYLVADTEDEMNKWVRCICDICGFNPTDDEAAKAAHQSAIGGLVVDTPPHPALGNIVGPAAGVLSNVPPPYQPVNVRHLDSQSSSEEPQDYLWLVNCESKKPEPNRAHAECSKSTSSETDLNDNLPSHRTPTSSTSSAKHTSHNGFFPQHPAPASASSIYDSPPSRGASLSTDGGLYHLPRSYSQDTVLLPKSASSPPAHPDSGDGSELYVFNTPSRKPSMETQMRNLSISYDIPPTPGANCTYQVPRTLSSSTGVGGSEGGGDVVPPPRPPKPSLSSTSGPPPPPAERSPTDTYCVPRSASETDGNYCVPTSAGNKALRSNTIGTVDCSRLRKDFGSQDCYDIPRSFPSDKSCSFDFNESFNSYFKNKGMMPVSSQSTEEIEQNYVPMSANSPSHHHSGSLSEPILEPNYVPMTPGTMEFSSLGKQVPPPAHMGFRSSPKTPPRRPMLSDCQPPPVDRNLKPDRKGQSPKIIRAKGVGLERTDSQTVGEFPRARRKVKPAPLEIKPLPEWEEPCTPVRSPVTRSFARDLSRFPMPARPPSVHSMASSTDSEDCEDNYVAMVSNMSTDEPNMKLVPPMTADGGSSPMVKPKGDKQVEYLDLDLDSGKSTPPRKMKSNGTGMAASDERVDYVVVDQHRTQALKSTREAWNDGRQSTETDTPSKGSK
- the gab1 gene encoding GRB2-associated-binding protein 1 isoform X5 → MSGGDVVCSGWLRKSPPEKKLRRYAWKKRWFVLRSGRLTGDPDVLEYYKNDHAKKPIRVIDLNLCEQVDAGLTFNKKDLEHSFIFDIKTIDRVFYLVADTEDEMNKWVRCICDICGFNPTDDEAAKAAHQSAIGGLVVDTPPHPALGNIVGPAAGVLSNVPPPYQPVNVRHLDSQSSSEEPQDYLWLVNCESKKPEPNRAHAECSKSTSSETDLNDNLPSHRTPTSSTSSAKHTSHNGFFPQHPAPASASSIYDSPPSRGASLSTDGGLYHLPRSYSQDTVLLPKSASSPPAHPDSGDGSELYVFNTPSRKPSMETQMRNLSISYDIPPTPGANCTYQVPRTLSSSTGVGGSEGGGDVVPPPRPPKPSLSSTSGPPPPPAERSPTDTYCVPRSASETDGNYCVPTSAGNKALRSNTIGTVDCSRLRKDFGSQDCYDIPRSFPSDKSCSFDFNESFNSYFKNKGMMPVSSQSTEEIEQNYVPMSANSPSHHHSGSLSEPILEPNYVPMTPGTMEFSSLGKQVPPPAHMGFRSSPKTPPRRPMLSDCQPPPVDRNLKPDRKVKPAPLEIKPLPEWEEPCTPVRSPVTRSFARDLSRFPMPARPPSVHSMASSTDSEDCEDNYVAMVSNMSTDEPNMKLVPPMTADGGSSPMVKPKGDKQVEYLDLDLDSGKSTPPRKMKSNGTGMAASDERVDYVVVDQHRTQALKSTREAWNDGRQSTETDTPSKGSK
- the gab1 gene encoding GRB2-associated-binding protein 1 isoform X2, with translation MSGGDVVCSGWLRKSPPEKKLRRYAWKKRWFVLRSGRLTGDPDVLEYYKNDHAKKPIRVIDLNLCEQVDAGLTFNKKDLEHSFIFDIKTIDRVFYLVADTEDEMNKWVRCICDICGFNPTDDEAAKAAHQSAIGGLVVDTPPHPALGNIVGPAAGVLSNVPPPYQPVNVRHLDSQSSSEEPQDYLWLVNCESKKPEPNSSVQLHSPLEGDQEYLLLEECESKTLPPQASLAHAECSKSTSSETDLNDNLPSHRTPTSSTSSAKHTSHNGFFPQHPAPASASSIYDSPPSRGASLSTDGGLYHLPRSYSQDTVLLPKSASSPPAHPDSGDGSELYVFNTPSRKPSMETQMRNLSISYDIPPTPGANCTYQVPRTLSSSTGVGGSEGGGDVVPPPRPPKPSLSSTSGPPPPPAERSPTDTYCVPRSASETDGNYCVPTSAGNKALRSNTIGTVDCSRLRKDFGSQDCYDIPRSFPSDKSCSFDFNESFNSYFKNKGMMPVSSQSTEEIEQNYVPMSANSPSHHHSGSLSEPILEPNYVPMTPGTMEFSSLGKQVPPPAHMGFRSSPKTPPRRPMLSDCQPPPVDRNLKPDRKGQSPKIIRAKGVGLERTDSQTVGEFPRARRKVKPAPLEIKPLPEWEEPCTPVRSPVTRSFAREEESFYCTVPITPVKREVEELDTIEENMKLVPPMTADGGSSPMVKPKGDKQVEYLDLDLDSGKSTPPRKMKSNGTGMAASDERVDYVVVDQHRTQALKSTREAWNDGRQSTETDTPSKGSK